A single window of Fischerella sp. PCC 9605 DNA harbors:
- a CDS encoding DUF4870 domain-containing protein, whose product MYDTDKRKLLSALCHGAIFFSTTLVSIGLPIFIVFLTEDPVVRENAKEAINFHFNVWFYGAIIGVLIWITFGLLIPLAGIWFVIHWGLTIWALYHVLSDTEKPFRYPFIFRLV is encoded by the coding sequence ATGTACGACACGGACAAGCGCAAGCTTTTATCAGCCCTGTGTCACGGAGCAATTTTTTTTAGTACTACATTAGTATCAATTGGTCTACCAATTTTCATTGTTTTTTTAACAGAAGATCCTGTTGTTAGAGAGAATGCCAAAGAAGCGATTAATTTCCACTTTAATGTCTGGTTCTATGGAGCTATTATTGGTGTGCTAATCTGGATCACTTTCGGTTTATTGATACCTTTGGCCGGTATCTGGTTTGTCATCCACTGGGGATTAACTATTTGGGCGCTTTACCACGTTCTTAGCGACACTGAAAAACCATTCCGCTATCCCTTCATTTTCCGACTTGTGTAG
- a CDS encoding M48 family metalloprotease: protein MPSHPEPSLKAGLTALKQGNYQTAKTILEAVTATTSDRTATLQAEIGLVVAYARSGEVPKAIALCETLTQSDNPQVKEWAERSLQKLTKRYKNHTPLKTESKTDVTGFVPFENSSPTPSTVTSESEFQESENREGKEDTGDELTTSQRVSAPSSTLRVATTRGGPHAWLPSAYSMPRVSVPTTPSLSLSASSISPTVTPSDSSATVNRDRTKPLTIYWRQAGRARVWQPLPKRGLKLLRLLQLGTFVALFWVIRALLMLTMRFINDILVKLPFLEPIQLLYTNPTIFLLISLFLLFCLSPWLLDRLLAEFYGQQPLAKDLLNRSSKEAVRVLQRYCQQRGWQTPKLFIIPLAAPIAFTYGNLPRTARIVVSRGLLEQLADDEIATIYASQLGHIAHRDYGVMSLVLLVTIPVYQLYRQFAEWGDRSLPSIWRHVLGVLASLIYCVWCLLVGTALWLSQLRLYYSDRVGAEVTGNPNGLTRALLKIAIGIAGDVQKQEHTSWQLESLNIVMPVGYEQSLCLGSIASHTTFESFLMWDNLNPYRWWFVINNTHPLIGDRLQRLCQIARNWHVVPELYLESQRPLRVKRQSFLLQIAPFLGIILGIVFGGLIWLIWQIIFAFKILNLTWIYDDWNFLKGSILIGFSIGILLRINSFFPNIKPTNVQTDDRLPNLLTNPAALPIDSTGVRLVGKLLGRQGTSNYLGQDLILQSSTGLVKLHHVPWLRQPTNLQELIGRQIVVTGWLRRGATPWIDIQSLQTQGGRTLNSPHPILSIVLAVAAEVWGAYILLRG from the coding sequence ATGCCTTCGCATCCCGAACCATCTTTGAAGGCTGGTTTAACCGCCCTCAAGCAAGGGAACTACCAAACGGCGAAAACGATACTAGAAGCTGTCACTGCTACTACAAGCGATCGCACGGCTACCTTACAAGCCGAAATTGGTTTGGTTGTAGCCTATGCCCGTAGCGGTGAAGTACCAAAGGCGATCGCCCTGTGTGAAACACTGACTCAAAGTGACAATCCGCAAGTGAAGGAGTGGGCAGAACGCTCTTTACAGAAATTAACAAAACGTTATAAAAACCATACTCCATTAAAAACTGAATCAAAAACCGATGTAACAGGATTTGTCCCTTTTGAGAATTCATCACCTACTCCGTCCACAGTCACTTCTGAGTCAGAGTTTCAGGAGTCGGAGAATAGAGAGGGAAAAGAGGACACAGGGGATGAACTTACCACCTCGCAGCGTGTATCAGCACCAAGTTCTACTCTGCGGGTGGCTACAACTCGAGGAGGCCCGCATGCTTGGTTGCCCTCTGCTTATTCCATGCCCCGCGTCTCTGTGCCCACAACTCCATCTCTATCACTCTCTGCATCTTCCATTTCTCCTACTGTTACGCCTAGTGATTCTTCTGCAACTGTTAATCGCGATCGAACCAAACCACTCACTATTTATTGGCGGCAAGCAGGACGTGCTAGGGTATGGCAACCGCTACCAAAGCGGGGCTTAAAGCTATTGCGGCTACTGCAATTAGGAACATTTGTAGCGCTGTTTTGGGTAATCCGGGCGCTGCTAATGTTAACAATGAGATTTATTAACGATATTTTAGTCAAGCTGCCCTTCCTTGAGCCAATACAGCTTTTATATACCAATCCCACTATCTTTCTACTGATCTCGCTCTTTCTATTGTTCTGCCTGTCTCCTTGGTTATTGGATCGGTTGCTGGCAGAATTTTATGGTCAGCAACCACTAGCAAAGGATCTTTTAAATCGGTCTAGCAAAGAGGCTGTGCGAGTCTTGCAACGCTATTGCCAACAGCGGGGCTGGCAGACACCAAAATTGTTTATCATACCACTTGCAGCACCAATTGCCTTTACTTATGGTAATTTACCTCGTACTGCCAGGATTGTGGTGAGTCGGGGACTTTTAGAACAACTTGCAGATGACGAAATCGCCACAATTTACGCTAGTCAGTTGGGACATATTGCCCACCGGGATTATGGAGTGATGTCACTGGTGCTACTGGTGACGATTCCCGTTTACCAACTATATCGGCAATTTGCTGAATGGGGAGACAGAAGTTTGCCATCAATTTGGCGTCATGTTTTAGGCGTGCTGGCGAGTCTGATTTATTGTGTGTGGTGTTTACTAGTGGGGACAGCTTTGTGGTTGTCTCAGCTACGGCTTTATTATAGCGATCGCGTTGGTGCAGAAGTCACTGGTAATCCGAATGGGCTTACCCGGGCATTGCTCAAAATTGCGATTGGCATTGCCGGTGATGTGCAAAAGCAGGAACACACTAGCTGGCAGCTAGAAAGCTTAAATATAGTTATGCCAGTAGGCTACGAACAGAGTCTGTGTTTAGGCAGTATTGCTTCTCATACCACCTTTGAATCTTTCTTAATGTGGGATAATCTCAACCCCTATCGTTGGTGGTTTGTGATTAATAATACTCATCCTTTAATAGGCGATCGCCTCCAACGTCTTTGTCAGATTGCCCGTAATTGGCACGTAGTCCCGGAATTATATCTCGAAAGCCAACGCCCCTTAAGAGTAAAACGTCAGTCTTTTTTACTACAAATCGCTCCTTTTTTGGGAATTATTTTAGGTATTGTGTTTGGGGGTCTGATCTGGCTAATTTGGCAAATTATTTTCGCATTCAAGATTTTGAACCTGACGTGGATCTACGACGATTGGAATTTTCTCAAAGGTTCCATTTTGATTGGCTTTAGCATCGGCATTTTGCTGCGGATAAATTCCTTCTTTCCCAACATTAAACCTACTAACGTACAAACTGATGACCGTTTGCCCAACCTATTAACTAACCCTGCTGCCCTTCCCATCGATAGCACTGGCGTGCGTCTTGTTGGCAAGCTATTAGGTCGTCAGGGTACTAGCAACTATTTAGGACAAGATTTAATCCTGCAATCTAGCACTGGTTTGGTGAAATTACATCATGTACCTTGGCTAAGACAGCCGACCAATCTTCAAGAGTTGATTGGTCGGCAGATCGTTGTCACTGGCTGGCTACGGCGGGGGGCTACACCTTGGATTGACATCCAAAGCTTGCAAACTCAAGGCGGAAGAACCCTTAATAGTCCTCATCCCATTTTGTCTATAGTTTTGGCTGTAGCAGCAGAGGTTTGGGGAGCATATATTCTCCTTAGAGGGTAA
- a CDS encoding glycosyltransferase family 4 protein — protein sequence MNSRTEQPIALISVHGDPAIEIGKEEAGGQNVYVRQVGEALAQRGWQVDMFTRKVSAEQDTIVQHSPNCRTIRLQAGSLDFVPRDNLFGYLPEFVENFLAFQTENSITYPLVHTNYWLSSWVGMQLKKIQGSKQVHTYHSLGAVKYNTINSIPLIASTRLAVEKEVLETAERIVATSPQEKEHMRSLVSTKGNVDIIPCGTDIKQFGCIDRQAARVQLGLDTEDKVVFYVGRFDPRKGIETLVRAVGQSQFRGNKNLKLIIGGGSRPGHSDGIERERIEKIVAELGISDFTTFTGRLSQEILPSYYAAADVCVVPSHYEPFGLVAIEAMASYTPVVASDVGGLQFTVVPEETGLLAPPQDVDAFAIAIDRIISSQQWRDQLGQGARTRVETKFSWDGVASQLSELYTQLLHPKVEEKEPALMSS from the coding sequence ATGAACTCTAGAACTGAACAACCCATCGCCTTGATTTCAGTCCACGGCGATCCAGCAATCGAAATCGGTAAAGAAGAAGCTGGAGGACAAAATGTTTATGTTCGTCAGGTAGGTGAAGCATTAGCCCAGCGGGGATGGCAAGTTGATATGTTTACCCGCAAGGTGAGTGCAGAGCAAGACACAATAGTTCAACACAGCCCTAATTGTCGAACGATACGTCTACAAGCGGGTTCTCTTGATTTTGTTCCTAGAGACAATTTGTTTGGGTATTTGCCAGAATTTGTGGAGAATTTTCTGGCATTCCAAACAGAAAACAGTATTACATATCCGTTAGTTCATACAAACTACTGGCTTTCTAGCTGGGTAGGGATGCAGTTAAAGAAAATTCAAGGTAGTAAGCAGGTTCATACATACCACTCATTAGGAGCAGTTAAGTACAACACTATCAACAGTATTCCTCTAATTGCCAGTACACGGTTAGCAGTAGAAAAAGAGGTATTGGAAACAGCCGAACGGATAGTGGCGACGAGTCCACAGGAAAAAGAACATATGCGATCGCTCGTTTCCACAAAAGGTAATGTTGATATCATTCCCTGCGGTACTGATATTAAGCAGTTTGGTTGTATTGACCGACAAGCGGCAAGAGTTCAGTTGGGACTTGATACCGAAGACAAAGTCGTGTTTTATGTGGGACGTTTTGATCCGCGTAAAGGCATAGAAACCCTAGTGCGTGCTGTGGGACAGTCGCAGTTTCGTGGTAATAAAAACCTGAAATTAATCATTGGTGGTGGTAGCCGTCCTGGTCATAGCGACGGTATAGAACGCGAACGAATTGAGAAGATTGTTGCCGAATTAGGAATTAGTGATTTTACCACCTTTACTGGTCGTCTCAGTCAAGAAATCCTACCAAGTTACTACGCTGCGGCTGATGTTTGCGTTGTCCCCAGTCACTATGAACCCTTTGGATTGGTGGCAATAGAAGCTATGGCCAGCTATACACCAGTAGTGGCAAGTGATGTAGGCGGACTTCAGTTTACTGTGGTACCCGAAGAAACTGGTTTACTAGCACCACCACAAGATGTGGATGCCTTCGCTATTGCAATTGATCGAATTATCAGCAGTCAGCAGTGGCGAGATCAGTTAGGTCAAGGTGCAAGAACGCGAGTTGAAACCAAGTTTAGTTGGGATGGCGTCGCCAGCCAGTTGAGTGAACTATACACGCAGCTTTTGCACCCAAAGGTTGAAGAGAAAGAACCAGCGTTAATGAGTTCATAA
- the hemB gene encoding porphobilinogen synthase has product MFPIHRPRRLRTHSQLRRMVRETVLTTNDLIYPLFAVPGEGIANEVKSMPGVFQLSIDKIVEEAKEVYDLGIPAIILFGIPADKDVDATGAWHDCGIVQKAATAVKEAVPDLIVIADTCLCEYTSHGHCGYLQVGDLTGRVLNDPTLELLKKTAVSQAKAGADIIAPSGMMDGFVQAIRAGLDEAGFQDTPILSYAAKYASAYYGPFRDAADSAPQFGDRRTYQMDPGNAREALKEIELDIAEGADMLMVKPALAYMDIIWRVKEASNLPVAAYNVSGEYSMVKAAALNGWIDEQRVVMETLIGFKRAGADLILTYHAKDAARWLG; this is encoded by the coding sequence ATGTTTCCAATTCATCGACCCCGTCGCCTGCGTACCCATTCCCAACTGCGTCGGATGGTACGCGAAACCGTTCTCACCACAAATGACTTAATTTACCCTCTGTTTGCTGTACCAGGTGAGGGAATTGCCAATGAAGTCAAATCAATGCCAGGTGTCTTCCAGCTTTCAATAGACAAAATTGTGGAAGAAGCTAAAGAAGTTTATGACCTGGGCATTCCTGCTATTATTTTGTTTGGTATTCCCGCCGATAAAGATGTAGATGCCACTGGCGCTTGGCATGATTGCGGTATTGTGCAGAAAGCAGCAACTGCTGTCAAAGAAGCAGTGCCCGATTTGATTGTCATTGCTGATACTTGTTTGTGCGAGTACACCAGTCACGGCCACTGCGGCTATTTGCAAGTCGGTGACTTGACAGGAAGAGTACTCAACGATCCCACCCTAGAATTACTCAAGAAAACCGCTGTTTCCCAAGCAAAAGCAGGTGCGGATATCATCGCACCTTCTGGGATGATGGATGGATTTGTGCAAGCTATTCGTGCTGGTTTGGATGAAGCGGGATTCCAAGATACGCCGATTTTATCATATGCAGCTAAGTATGCTTCGGCTTACTACGGCCCGTTCCGGGATGCAGCTGACTCAGCACCGCAGTTTGGCGATCGCCGTACCTATCAAATGGACCCCGGTAATGCCCGCGAAGCCCTCAAAGAAATTGAGTTAGATATCGCTGAAGGTGCTGATATGTTGATGGTGAAGCCAGCCTTGGCTTACATGGATATCATCTGGCGCGTCAAGGAAGCTAGCAATCTACCCGTTGCTGCTTACAACGTTTCCGGTGAATATTCTATGGTGAAAGCTGCCGCCCTCAATGGTTGGATTGATGAACAGCGTGTGGTAATGGAAACTTTAATCGGTTTCAAACGTGCCGGGGCGGACTTGATTTTGACCTACCATGCTAAAGATGCAGCGCGTTGGCTGGGGTAA
- a CDS encoding Rqc2 family fibronectin-binding protein: MQTFDFTTLTAICSDIRANWLPSRLEQVYQRDRHTISIALRTLKGRGWLEISWHPQAARLHIGNPPPRSPDTFTFSQQLVHQLGGLALVAVEAIAPWERAVDLQFARRPGEPALYHLYVEIMGKYSNVILTDASNIIITVAHQVNQQKSSVRPILTGQPYETPPSLTNAIPSLDESQQRWQERVSLIPGAIKRQLLKNYRGVSPALLQSMLLAANIDPEANTDTLQPDDWQKLFARWQEWLKALADEKFQPAWTAEGYTVLGWGGIELATDVQELINRYYTDRLNQQTFSQLRHQLSQKLSNILEKLRLKAQTFEQRLQQSDRADEYRTKADLLMTYLQDWKPGMEEISLPDFETGKPVKIALEPDKNAVQNAQNLYKQHQKLKRARSAVEPLLAEVNAEIEYLEQVEAAIAQIENYQTPEDLQALEEIREELVQQKYLEDPEYRSRNTNENTNNFYRYLTPSGFEVLIGRNNRQNDQLTFRIAGDYDLWFHTQEIPGSHVLLRLKPGAVPEEADLQFTANLAAYYSRARQSDQIPVVYTQPKHVYKPKGAKPGIAIYKQERIIWGQPQLVKS, translated from the coding sequence GTGCAAACATTTGACTTTACCACTCTCACAGCTATTTGTAGCGACATCCGTGCTAACTGGCTACCGTCGCGCTTGGAACAGGTTTACCAACGCGATCGCCATACTATTTCGATAGCGCTACGTACTCTCAAAGGGCGAGGTTGGCTAGAAATTTCTTGGCATCCCCAAGCAGCGCGCCTGCACATCGGCAATCCACCACCGCGATCGCCAGATACTTTTACCTTCAGCCAACAACTAGTTCACCAGCTGGGTGGTTTGGCATTGGTAGCAGTTGAGGCGATCGCACCTTGGGAACGTGCCGTCGATTTGCAATTTGCTCGTCGTCCAGGAGAACCAGCGCTGTATCACCTGTACGTAGAAATCATGGGCAAATACAGCAACGTCATTCTCACCGATGCCAGCAATATTATTATCACCGTCGCCCACCAAGTTAACCAACAAAAATCCAGCGTCCGTCCCATCCTTACCGGACAGCCTTATGAAACTCCACCCAGTCTCACTAATGCCATACCTAGTTTGGACGAATCCCAGCAACGCTGGCAAGAACGAGTCAGTTTAATACCAGGAGCAATCAAGCGACAGTTGCTGAAAAATTATCGTGGCGTCTCTCCAGCGCTATTACAGTCAATGCTTTTGGCCGCAAACATCGATCCAGAAGCTAACACCGATACTCTACAACCTGACGACTGGCAAAAATTGTTTGCGCGTTGGCAAGAATGGTTAAAAGCCTTGGCAGACGAGAAGTTTCAACCAGCCTGGACAGCAGAAGGGTACACTGTACTTGGTTGGGGTGGAATTGAATTAGCAACAGATGTTCAAGAATTAATTAACCGCTACTACACCGATCGGCTAAATCAACAAACCTTCTCGCAACTGCGCCATCAATTGAGTCAGAAACTCAGTAATATTTTAGAAAAATTGCGGCTGAAGGCACAAACTTTTGAGCAACGCTTACAGCAGTCCGATCGAGCAGATGAGTATCGGACTAAGGCTGATTTATTGATGACCTACCTGCAAGACTGGAAACCAGGAATGGAGGAAATTAGCCTCCCTGACTTTGAAACTGGTAAACCAGTAAAAATTGCGCTCGAACCAGATAAAAATGCTGTGCAAAATGCTCAAAATCTATACAAACAGCACCAAAAACTCAAACGCGCTCGTTCTGCGGTTGAACCGCTACTAGCAGAAGTTAACGCCGAAATAGAGTATTTAGAACAAGTCGAAGCTGCGATCGCTCAGATAGAAAACTACCAAACACCAGAAGATTTACAAGCTTTAGAAGAAATCCGTGAGGAGTTAGTTCAACAAAAGTACTTAGAAGATCCAGAGTATCGCAGCCGCAATACTAACGAAAACACTAACAATTTTTATCGTTACCTCACCCCCAGCGGTTTTGAAGTATTAATCGGTCGCAACAATCGCCAAAATGACCAATTAACTTTTCGTATCGCTGGGGATTATGACCTGTGGTTCCACACTCAAGAAATTCCAGGTAGTCATGTGCTACTGCGGCTAAAACCTGGTGCTGTTCCAGAGGAAGCGGATTTGCAATTTACTGCAAATCTTGCCGCCTACTACAGTCGCGCTCGTCAAAGTGACCAGATACCAGTAGTTTACACTCAGCCAAAGCACGTTTACAAACCCAAGGGAGCCAAGCCAGGAATTGCGATTTACAAACAGGAACGCATCATTTGGGGACAACCGCAGTTAGTTAAGAGTTAG
- the prfC gene encoding peptide chain release factor 3 → MSTDLELELHKAVESRRNFAIISHPDAGKTTLTEKLLLYGGAIHEAGAVKARRAQRKATSDWMAMEQQRGISITSTVLQFVYQDCQINLLDTPGHQDFSEDTYRTLAAADNAVMLIDAAKGLEPQTRKLFEVCKMRGIPIFTFVNKLDRPGREPLELLDEIEQELGLQTYAVNWPIGMGDRFKGIFDRRQQQIHLFERTAHGSKEAIDTVVDLGNAKIEQLLEQDLYYQLKNDLELLEGVGPDLDLELVHQGKMTPVFFGSAMTNFGVELFLKSFLDYALKPGSHNSTIGEVFPAYPEFSGFVFKLQANMDPKHRDRVAFVRVCTGKFEKDMTVNHARTGKIVRLSRPQKLFAQERESIDVAYPGDVIGLNNPGVFAIGDTIYTGQKLEYEGIPYFSPELFAILRNPNPSKFKQFQKGVSELREEGAVQIMYSVDEAKRDPILAAVGQLQFEVVQFRLQNEYGVETMLELLPYSVARWVEGGWEALNKVGRLFNTTTVKDSMGRPVLLFRNEWNCQQLQGDHPELKLSAIAPVFSGQQPVEG, encoded by the coding sequence ATGTCAACTGACCTAGAGTTAGAGCTTCACAAAGCAGTTGAAAGTCGGCGCAATTTTGCGATTATTTCTCACCCTGATGCTGGTAAAACTACGCTGACAGAAAAGCTACTGCTATACGGAGGTGCAATTCACGAAGCTGGTGCAGTCAAAGCACGGCGGGCGCAACGCAAAGCTACGTCCGATTGGATGGCAATGGAACAACAACGGGGTATTTCTATTACTTCTACAGTCTTGCAATTTGTATACCAGGACTGTCAGATAAATTTATTAGATACTCCCGGCCACCAAGATTTTAGTGAAGATACTTATCGCACTTTGGCAGCAGCAGATAATGCGGTGATGCTAATTGATGCTGCCAAAGGTTTGGAACCCCAGACGCGCAAGTTGTTTGAAGTGTGTAAGATGCGGGGTATTCCTATCTTCACATTTGTAAACAAGCTAGACCGTCCAGGACGAGAACCGCTGGAACTGCTGGATGAAATTGAACAAGAATTAGGATTGCAAACCTATGCGGTTAACTGGCCCATTGGTATGGGCGATCGCTTTAAAGGTATCTTTGATCGCCGACAACAACAAATCCACCTATTTGAAAGAACTGCCCACGGTAGTAAAGAAGCAATAGACACGGTAGTTGATTTGGGCAATGCCAAAATTGAACAACTCCTAGAACAAGACCTTTACTATCAACTAAAAAACGATTTAGAACTTTTAGAAGGTGTGGGGCCGGATCTAGATTTAGAGTTGGTACACCAAGGCAAAATGACACCTGTTTTCTTTGGTAGTGCCATGACCAACTTCGGGGTAGAATTATTCCTTAAGTCTTTTCTAGATTACGCCCTCAAACCAGGCTCTCATAACAGCACTATCGGTGAAGTTTTCCCTGCCTACCCAGAATTTTCTGGGTTTGTGTTCAAACTTCAGGCCAATATGGACCCAAAACATCGCGATCGCGTGGCGTTTGTACGCGTCTGTACGGGCAAGTTTGAAAAAGATATGACGGTAAATCACGCTCGCACAGGCAAAATTGTCCGTCTGTCTCGTCCGCAAAAACTCTTTGCCCAAGAACGGGAATCAATCGATGTCGCCTACCCAGGTGATGTAATCGGTTTAAACAATCCTGGAGTTTTTGCAATTGGGGATACAATTTACACTGGACAAAAGTTAGAGTATGAGGGTATTCCTTATTTCTCTCCAGAGTTGTTTGCGATTCTCCGCAACCCGAACCCCTCCAAATTCAAGCAATTTCAAAAAGGTGTTTCTGAGTTGCGCGAAGAAGGGGCCGTACAAATTATGTACTCAGTGGATGAAGCCAAGCGCGATCCAATTCTGGCTGCGGTGGGTCAGTTGCAATTCGAGGTGGTGCAATTCCGCTTGCAAAATGAATATGGAGTGGAAACCATGCTAGAGTTATTGCCCTACAGCGTCGCCCGTTGGGTTGAGGGTGGTTGGGAAGCGTTGAACAAGGTAGGGCGCTTATTCAATACAACCACAGTCAAAGATAGCATGGGTCGCCCAGTCTTGCTGTTCCGCAATGAGTGGAACTGTCAACAATTACAGGGAGACCATCCAGAGTTGAAACTAAGTGCGATCGCCCCGGTATTTTCCGGTCAACAACCCGTGGAGGGCTAA
- a CDS encoding RNA recognition motif domain-containing protein yields the protein MSVRLYIGNLPKEEIDRQELQAVFAEEGDAVTTKLIKDRKTGKCRGFGFLTVNNDEQADHIIEKYNGQLFKDSPIKLEKALPRTKGEDSEEQPAAKAVSHAGGNAGGSAPRENKKPKKSRRGGPRESTPAADTDAIRPDPRWASELEKLKQMLAAQTTS from the coding sequence ATGTCCGTTCGTCTATATATAGGTAATCTGCCTAAAGAAGAAATAGATCGTCAAGAACTGCAAGCAGTTTTTGCAGAAGAAGGCGATGCTGTCACCACTAAACTGATCAAAGACCGAAAAACAGGCAAATGCCGTGGCTTCGGTTTTCTCACAGTCAATAATGATGAACAAGCAGACCATATTATTGAAAAATACAATGGTCAATTGTTCAAAGATTCTCCCATCAAATTAGAAAAAGCATTACCTCGCACGAAGGGAGAAGATAGCGAAGAACAACCAGCAGCTAAAGCTGTTAGTCATGCTGGTGGTAATGCTGGTGGTAGTGCCCCGAGAGAAAACAAGAAACCTAAAAAATCTCGTCGTGGTGGTCCCAGAGAAAGCACCCCAGCTGCGGACACAGATGCTATTCGTCCAGATCCTCGCTGGGCGTCTGAGTTGGAAAAACTCAAGCAGATGTTAGCCGCACAAACTACTAGTTAA
- a CDS encoding helix-turn-helix domain-containing protein, with translation MDMQVLRERAGLSRAEVAFRLAISETSVRNWEAGRTEPTMTPKKYLEALRLFKCTPEELAAASEKSINQRHKRKPGRPRRFPNNPVNQVTPMPDTSAAEIRL, from the coding sequence ATGGATATGCAAGTCCTGAGAGAACGTGCGGGACTTAGCCGTGCAGAGGTTGCCTTCAGGCTTGCAATCAGTGAAACCAGTGTTCGCAACTGGGAAGCAGGACGTACTGAACCTACAATGACGCCCAAAAAATACTTAGAAGCGTTGCGACTATTTAAATGCACACCAGAAGAATTGGCAGCAGCAAGCGAAAAATCTATCAATCAGCGGCATAAACGTAAACCAGGAAGACCAAGAAGGTTTCCAAATAATCCGGTCAATCAAGTCACTCCTATGCCTGACACGTCTGCTGCCGAGATACGGCTGTAG